CTTGGCTGGCTCCGGTGCAGGTAAAGGTGCTGCCCATCACCGACCGGCATATGGAATACGCTCATAAAATAGTTGAAAAGTTGGCTCAGAGGGATATTCGGGTGGGACTGGATTCCCGCAATGAAAAGGTGAACTATAAAATAAGGGAGGCCCAGGCGCAGAAGATACCTTATATGCTGGTGGTAGGCGACCGGGAAGCCGAAGCGGGGGCAGTGGCGGTACGCCACCGCAGCCGGGGGGATTTAGGTGCGGTGCAATTGAAACAGTTTATCGAAGATTTGACGCAGGAGATTAACAATAAAGAAAATAAATAATCGGGAATACCGTGTAATCGGTCAAGAGTATAAATTTCCCGCAGTGCTGTCTTGAGCGGTCGGTGTAATTCCCGGTCGGTTGTTGGAGATAGTTGACGGCGTCGGTGACCCGTGCTATAATAGGCTATAAATTGTATATTCCTGTATTAAGAAGAGGCTGCTCGCTTCTCACCCTGAATGGCGTCCAGTGGATTGTCTTAGGGTTATAATACTACCATAGATGGTTATATTTACTGGTATTTATTAGCGGGTGCTTGACACCTGCTTTTTTATTTGATGGGGAGGTGAAATTTATTTCCAGGGATCATCGGATAAATGAAGGTATCCGGGTCAGAGAAGTTCGAGTGGTGGATGTTGATGGCAAGCAGCTGGGTGTGTTGCCTACTCGTGAGGCATTTAAGCTGGCTGAGGAGAAACAGTTGGATCTGGTTGAGATAGCGCCCCAGGCCAAGCCACCGGTTTGCCGCATTATGGATTACGGCAAATTTAGATATGAGCAAAGCAAGCGGGAGAAGGAAGCCAGGAAAAACCAGCGCATCATCAATGTAAAGGAAGTTAAGCTGAGACCGAATATTGAGGATCATGACTTTGAGGTAAAGGCTAAAAACGCCGTTCGATTTTTAAAAGACGGCGATAAGGTCAAGGTAACTATAATGTTTCGCGGCCGGCAGATTGTGCACCCCGACCTGGGGAAAAAACTATTGGTACGGATGGCTGAACAAGTTACTGATCTGGCCAACGTAGAAAGGCAGCCCAAGCTTGAGGGCAAAAATATGATTATGATTTTGGCGCCCAAGCAACAGCAAGAGTAGTGCCATATACAGGAAGGAGTGAAGGTATCGATGCCCAAAATCAAAACGCACCGTGGTGCCGCCAAACGTTTTAAAAAGACGGGAACAGGCAAATTTAAGGGCTCGCACGCATTTCACAGTCATATTTTAGGGAAGAAGTCGGCCAAACGTAAGCGCAACTTGCGCAAGGCAACGATTGTCCATAAATCTGATGCTGCTAAACTACAGCGCCTTCTCCCTTAATCTTAGTAAGAGTTTTTAGTCCGCAAAAAAGGAGGAATTACCATGCCACGGGCGAAGAGTAGTGTGGTTTCACGCAAAAGACATAAGAAGATATTAAAACTGGCCAAGGGCTATAGAGGTTCCAAAAGCAAATTATTTCGGGTAGCCAACCAGCAGGTAATGAAATCCCTGATGTACGCCTACCGGGACCGCAAAGCGAGAAAACGGGATTTTAGAAGACTTTGGATTACCCGTATTAACGCCGCCGCGCGCGATAACGGTATGTCCTATAACCGTTTTATCAATGGGCTGAAAAATGCCGGTGTGGATATCAACCGTAAAGTACTGGCTGATTTGGCGGTGAACGACAGCAAGGCCTTCGGCCAGCTGGTGGAAATGGCCAAGAGCCGGGCGCAGTCCTAATAATTCAGTAGAGATGATAAGCATGGCAGATTAGAACCATGCTTATTTACTTTTATAGTGCCTGGACTAGCCAGTAGTGCGAGGCAGGTAACTAATCGGGAGAATGTTAAAATGCTACAGAGCAGGCACAACCCGCGCATAAAATATGTGCACCGCCTTGCCCGGCGCAAGTTCAGGGAACGGGAAGGAAAATTTATCATTGAAGGTATACGTTTTCTGGAGGAAGCGCTGCAGGTAGACTGGCCTTTGGAAATAGTTCTGCATACGGGTTGTGCGGCCGGACAGGCGCGGGCCGGTTACCTTCTGGATATGTTGGCCCGGCGCGGCGTGCCTCTGCTGGCCGTGGATGATGCATTGTTCCGGGAACTGGCGGATACGGAATCGCCCCAGGGGGTGCTGGCGGTGGCCCGGGTGCCCGAGGTGCCGGATATAGATCCGTGGGGGTGGGCCGCCCGGGGCCGGGATTTGCTGCTGCTGGTGGATGGTATCCGGGACCCGGGCAATTTGGGCACTGTCATTCGCAGTGCGGATGCAGCCGGGGCGGATGGTGTGCTTATTATAAAGGGCTCTGTCGAACCATATAACCCCAAAACTCTGCGTTCTACTATGGGATCGATATTTCATGTGCCTGTGATACCTGTTTTGGAGCGGGACGCGCTGCTGTCTCAACTGCGTGCGGCCGGTTGGCGGCTGGTGGTTGGTGAACCCGGTGCCTGTAAGCTTATTCACCAGTGCGATTTGACCGGTCGGGTAGTACTGGCTGTGGGCAGCGAGGCCGACGGTGTATCCGATGCGGTGTGCCGGGCGGCCCGGGAGCGGGTGCGCATACCCATGCCGGGCCGGGCCGAATCGCTCAATGCCGGGGTGGCGGCCGGAATAATGCTTTACGAAGCATTGCGTCAGAGAACTGGTTAAAACCTTACTTGTTTTAAAAACGGCCATATGGTATAATCGATTCGAATAAAGGTCCCCAAAAAATGAGGGAAAGGTTGTGGTTAAGTGTTTTTAACCGCCGATTTTTTTTGGAGGCTGTTTGAAGCAACGGGTTCCATCCGGGCATACATGCTGTACAGAAGACTTGCCGTCCACTAGTGTAGAATAGATACTCAAATGGTAATGAAGGGGATAAGTAAGCGGCTATTTGCCTTCCAGGGAGACGGGGTCGTGGACTGGGAGCCTCATTAAGTGCAATCCGCCCAAATTCGCCCCGGAACTGCAGCTGAACGTTTTTTCAGTAGGTGTAGCCGGATTCCCGCCGTTACCGGGAGTCGGGTCGAATTTATCTTCGCCCGGGCCGAGTTGTTGAGTTTTTATGCACAAAATTAGGGTGGTACCGCGGATTAATCCGTCCCTTGGGGCGGTTTTTTATTTTGTCTACATGAGATGGAATAATGATGAAAATTTAAACAATTGGCTTTTTTATGGTAAAAAGTATTGCATATTAATAGCACTGCTAAGCTCGCAGGCAGGTGGCTAAAGCTAAAAATTGTTGAAGGAATATTAATTTTCATGAGTTCTGATTAGTATCCATCATGGTTGTAAGAGGGGGAACAGCAAATGCAGGAAAAATTAAAGAATATTTTATCCGAGGCTCGGCAGGCGTTATCTCAATTGGGCGATCTGGAGGAATTAAACGACATTCGGGTGCGCTTTTTAGGTAAAAAAGGGCTGTTAACGGGCGTGTTGCGGGGGATGGGTTCTCTGTCCGCCGAGGAGCGGCCGATAATAGGTCAGCTGGCCAATGAAGTGCGTTCGCAGATAGAGGATATTTTAGAACGCCGTACAGCCGAAATTAAGGAAAAAATCAAATTAGTACAGCTTGAGAGCGAGAGAATTGATGTTACGCTGCCCGGTACTCCTATTATGACGGGGCGCAGGCATCCTTTATCTGTTATCCAGGAGGAAATAGAGGATATTTTCCTGGGTATGGGCTACACCATTGAAGAAGGGCCGGAAATCGAATCGGATTATTATAATTTTGAGGCGTTAAACTTACCCAAAGACCACCCGGCCCGTGATATGCAGGATTCATTTTTCATTAACCCCGAGGTGCTGCTGCGCACCCACACTTCGCCGGTACAGGTGCGTACAATGGAACGTACCGCGCCCGCATTGCCCGTACGTATAATTGCACCGGGTCGGGTGTACCGCCGGGATGATGATGCTACTCATTCGCCTATGTTTAATCAGGTGGAAGGATTGGTGGTGGACCGCAGGGTGACTTTTGCCGACTTAAAAGGTACCTTACAAGTGTTTGTTGAAAAAATGTTTGGTTCGGCTACTAAAACCAGGTTCCGGTCCAGCTTCTTCCCCTTTACCGAGCCCAGCGCCGAGGTGGATATTTCCTGCGTCATGTGCGGCGGCCGGGGTTGTCGGGTGTGCTCGCATTCAGGCTGGCTGGAAATATTGGGTTGCGGCATGGTGCATCCCCGGGTATTGGAAGTGTCGGGCTATAACCCGGAAGAAGTTACCGGCTTTGCCTTTGGTATGGGTGTGGAGCGCATTACTATGCTTAAATACGGGATAGACGACCTGCGGCTGCTGTTTGAGAACGACCTGCGTTTTTTAGCGCAGTTTTAAGGGAAAATCACATCGTTATAGTTCTTCGCTATGACAGGGCGATGTTCGTTTCGTCGATTGGATTTCTATTATTAGCGGAATTTGGCGATGATCGGCTTTCGGATAAATTATGGTAACTATGATGTTAAAAAGAGCATATGAGGAGGTCAAAATCGTTGCGCGTTTCCTTTAAATGGCTACAGGAATATGTAGATATAGATGTAACCCCGGATACACTGGCCGAGTCTTTGACTTTGGCGGGCCTGGCGGTGGAAGCCATGGAAGAACCCGGCAAAGGCATTGAAAAGGTTTATACCGGTAAAATACTAAAAATAGATAAGCATCCCAATGCGGACAAGCTGGTAATTTGCCAGGTGTCGGTAGGTGGGGAAGAAACCCAAATTGTTACCGGGGCCCCCAATGTACGGGAGGGTCATGTAATACCCGTGGCCGTGGTGGGTGCCAAGCTGGCCGGTGGTCTGACTATCAAAAAGGCTAAGCTGCGCGGGGTGGAATCTCGAGGAATGCTTTGCTCCGGTGCGGAGCTGGGTTTGGACCCGGATATACTGCCGGAAGACCAGCGGCATGGCATCATGATATTGCCTTCAGACACGCCCATAGGCGTGGATGTAAAGCCATTAATCGGCTTGGATGATGTCGTGCTGGAGCTTGAACTTACTCCCAACCGGGGCGACTGCATGAGCATGCTGGGCGTGGCCCGGGAGGTGGCGGCTATCTTGCAAAAACCGTTGAAGATGCCTGCCGCTGAGTTTTTCGCTATCCCTCCCGGGCCGGAGGACAGGGTACGGATTGATATTGATGACGCTGACTTATGCCGCCGTTATGTGGCCCGCTTGCTTAAAAATGTTAAGATTGGGCCTTCGCCGAGCTGGATGCAGGAGCGGCTGCGGGCGGCCGGTGTGCGGCCTATCAGTAACGTAGTGGATGTGACCAACTATGTGATGATGGAAATGGGCCAGCCCATGCACGCCTTTGACTATCATAAGCTTAAAAACGGCCATATCATTGTGCGTCGGGCGAATCCGGGCGAAGCTATTGTTTCTCTTGATAAGGCAGTCAGAAAACTTACCCCGGATATGCTGGCTATCACCGACCCGGACGGGCCGGTGGCGGTGGCCGGGGTAATGGGCGGCCTGGAGTCCGAGGTGACGGAGGGGACTGCGGCCGTGTTGCTGGAGTCGGCGTACTTTAAACCCGTGAGCGTGCGGCGCACCTCCCGGGATCTGGGGTTGCGCTCCGAGTCTTCTTCCCGTTTTGAAAAGGGCATCGACCAAACGGGCTGTCTGCGGGCCGCTGATCGGGCCGCCGCGCTGCTGGCCGAAATGGGAGCGGCCGAAGTAGTAGACCTGGTGGTAGATAACTACCCCGAGCCCGCAGTGGAGAAAACCGTGCTGTTACGTCCCGAGCGGGTCAACAGTCTTCTAGATACCGAGTTAGCGGTTTCTGAAATAAGCGTTCTCCTGACCCGCCTGCAGTTTAAAGTACGGGAGGATATGGGGGGACTGTTGGTTACTGTGCCCGGTCACCGGCCTGATGTTGGCATTGAGGCTGATTTGATAGAAGAAGTGGCTAGGCTGTACGGGTATAACCGGGTAAAAAATACTCTGCCCACCGGTGCAATTACTCAGGGGACCAGAACTTCTGCCCAGCGGTTGGCTATGCATGTAAAGGATTTTTTGGCCCGGAGCGGGTTTAATGAGGTAATCACCTATAGTTTTATCAACAGCCGGGTATTTGACCGGCTGGGGCTGCCGGAGAATGATACATACCGGAAGGTAGTTGCTCTGCAAAACCCGCTGAGCGAAGAACAGGCTGTAATGCGCACGTTGTTGTTCCCCGGTCTGCTGGAGGTGCTGCAGCGCAATAGCAATCGTCGGGTTAAGGATGGCGCTGTTTATGAGTTGGGCAGGGCATTTTATCCACGGGAAGGGGAACCTTTGCCCGAAGAGGTGTCGGTTCTGGCGGCCGCTGTCACCGGAGTCACTCCGGGCGGCTGGAATGCACGACCCACATCAATGGATTTCTATTACTTGAAAGGTATTCTGGAAGCATTGATGTCCTATGTGGGGATAAAGGATGTAACTTACGTTCCCGCTGTTGATGTCAGAGGCTTTCATCCCGGGCGGGTTGCCGGCGTGTTGGCCGGTGATGTGGAACTGGGCGTGATTGGTGAGCTGCATCCCGACGTACAGGAGAACTATGACCTGAGTCAAAGGGTGACAGTAATGGAGCTTAACTTTGACCGGCTTATTCGGGCTGCGGGGGCACCTAAAAAGTATCAACCGCTGCCTAAGTTTCCCGGAGTGGAACGAGATCTGGCTATAGTGATACTGAAAGATATACCGGCCCGGCAAATCATGGAAACAATTTATCGGGCGGGCGGTGCTATTTTACGTGGCGTGCAAGTGTTTGATATTTACCGGGGCGAACAGTTTGCGCCGGACCGGCACAGCATGGCTTTTGCTCTGAAATTTCAGGCTGTGGACCGCACGCTTACCGATGAGGAAGTGGCTAAAAAAACCGATGCCATTATGACTGCTTTGCAAAAGAATTATGGGGCAGCCCTAAGGAAATAGCGGGTTACAGGCGAAGTTTAACTGTATTAGCTGGTTATTGGTTACTGGCAGTGAGCTTGCTTGTCAGCTGCAAGCCAACTGCCCGTTTATTATAAGGGAAATTTTATAAACACTTGCCTATATTGCGGCTGCATCTTTTGTACAATGCTTCCGTTGACAAAAAAGTTAAAAATATAATATTCAGCAGCAGGAATAAAGCAATATATGCCGAATTATTTACCAAATGTGCGGATGATTGCTGGGGAGGCCTGTCCATGTCAGATGAGCATAACCGGGTAGATGTGGAGATAAACGGAGAACGTTATACTCTAAAGGGAGATACTACGCCGGAGAATATGTTTAAAATGTCTCGATATGTGGACGAGAGAATTAAACAGATCATGCGACGCAATCCCAGGCTTTCCCTGTATAAAGCCGCAATTCTGGTATCACTGAATATAACCGAAGAACTATTTGACTTGCGAGAAGAATACGATAACTTGATGCATATGTTGGAACCCGAAAGCAAGCAAAAAAAATAGTTACCCATGTACTCATGGAGTGGGCTTCATGAGTTTTTTTATATTTTTAAGGGTAAATTAATTTTGTGATATTGGTAGGTGGTGTTGGGAAAGGATTGATTACTTTACGCCCATCTATGCGGCAATATAAATTATATAGGTGTTCTTAAATGACTAAGATAAAATATTCAGATGCCACTGTAAAGCCGGGAGCCAAGTCACGGAAATCGGCTACCCGAAGCAAAAAAGATAGCATGGGTAAACCGCCGCAGATGGAGTTTTCCCTTGCTTCCGGGAATCTGGACAGCGCCGTGCCCCGGGAATTTTACGCTCGGGATACGGTTACCGTAGCCCGTGAATTGCTGGGCTGTATACTGGTGCACCGCACTCCCCAGGGCATCACAGCCGGGAGAATCGTGGAAACCGAGGCCTATTTGCAGGGCGATCCGGCTTGTCACGCGGCCCGGCGAATGACGCCCCGCAACAGCGTTATGTTCGGGCCGCCCGGTTATACTTATGTCTATTTTACATATGGCATGCATTATTGTTTTAATGTGGTTTCCGCCCCCGAGGGGGTAGGTGAGGCGGTGCTGGTGCGCGCGCTGGAACCTGCGCTGGGCATAGCGCTGATGCAGCAGCGACGGGGCCGGTCGGGCCTGCGGGAGCTTTGCTCCGGCCCCGCCAAATTGACACAGGCGATGGGCATTGTCCGGGAGCACAACCGGCTGGATTTGACAGTGGGTGATTTATATATTAGCCCGAGGAATGCGGAGGCGCCCGTTGTCACTACCACTCGCATTGGTATTAAGGAGGGAGCGGAGCTGCCGCTGCGCTTTTATCTGCAGAATAACGGGTACGTGTCCAGGAAATAACTAAATATTTCCTGCTTTTTACGTTGCCCGGCGAAGTATAAAATATCTAAAAAGGAAGTGGCAATAATGAGGATTAGTGAAATATATCAATACGTAGTAGCCAGGGGGATGGAGAGAGATCCCCGGGGAGCCGAAGCAGTGGCTCGCGATTTGTCTCTGATTAAGAAACGTTACAATGACTTAAAGGAAGAAGAAAAAAAAGATTTCGACACCGATCGTCTGGCTAATCCTTACAGCGATACCCGGGTGCTTTACGGTAATCCGGAGACGGAAGTAAAACGTATGTTGGTGGGCATTGACATTGAAGCGGGTGAAGTGCTGCTGGCGGATCGTCTGGCGGATAAGGGGGCCAAAGTGGACTTGATTATGTCCCACCACCCCGAGGGTAAAGCACTGGCGGCGCTGCACGATGTTATGCACCTGCAGGAGGACATACTGGCTCAGTTCGGGGTGCCCATCAATGTGGCAGAGGGTATCATGGTTTCTCGTATTAATGAAGTCAAGAGAGGTTTGATGCCTTTAAACCATAACCGGGCGGTGGATGTGGCCAGAATCCTCAATTTACCGCTGATGTGCGCTCATACCGTGGCTGATAATCAGGTGACCAGCTATTTGCAGGAGCTGATGGATGCGGAAAAACCCGATACTTTGGGTGATGTACTCAAAATGCTTAAAAAAATACCTGAATACGCCGAGGCCGCTAAATATAACGCCGGGCCAAATATTGTTGTAGGCAGTAAAGACCGGCGGGCCGGTAAAGTACTGGTGGATATGACCGGAGGCACAGGCGGTTCCGCGGATGCCTACGCCAAGCTGTCCCAGGCCGGGGTAGGTACGTTGTTGGTCATGCATATCGGGGAAAAGCATCGCAAAGAAGCGGAAAAGAACCATGTCAACGTGATTATTGCCGGGCATATGGCCAGTGACTCGCTGGGTGTTAATCTGCTGCTGGACGGTCTGGAGGAAAAGGGTGTGGAGATTATACCTTGTTCGGGGTTAATCAGGCATAAACGCAATTAAGACAGCCAACAATCAAGGAGCAGGATTTAACCATGAGAAAACCTGAATTGCTGGCACCGGCGGGCAGCCGGGATGCGCTGGTGGCGGCCGTGCAAAACGGTGCGGACGCTGTATACCTGGGTGGCAGGCGGTTTAACGCCCGACGCAGTGCGGCTAATTTTGACGATGCAGAATTAGCCGGAGCCATAGAATATGCCCATGTACGCGGCGTAAAAATCTATGTCACAGTGAATATACTGTTGGCTGACACTGAACTTAAGGAAGCCGTATGTTTTTTGCGCACTATTTATAATGCGGGTGCCGATGCCGCTATCGTGCAGGATCTGGGGCTGATTCGATTGGCCCGGCGGGTGATACCGGAGCTGGAATTACACGCCAGCACCCAGATGACGGCACACAATGTGCCGGGGGCTTTGTTGTTGCGGGATGCGGGCGTTAAGCGTATTGTGCTGGCTCGTGAGCTTGATTTGGAATCGATACGGGAAATACGCAAACGGGCCGGTGTACAGGTGGAAACGTTTGTTCACGGGGCCCTTTGTGTATGCTATTCCGGGCAGTGTCTGATG
This genomic interval from Desulfoscipio sp. XC116 contains the following:
- a CDS encoding YqzL family protein — encoded protein: MFLTADFFWRLFEATGSIRAYMLYRRLAVH
- a CDS encoding DNA-3-methyladenine glycosylase, with amino-acid sequence MGKPPQMEFSLASGNLDSAVPREFYARDTVTVARELLGCILVHRTPQGITAGRIVETEAYLQGDPACHAARRMTPRNSVMFGPPGYTYVYFTYGMHYCFNVVSAPEGVGEAVLVRALEPALGIALMQQRRGRSGLRELCSGPAKLTQAMGIVREHNRLDLTVGDLYISPRNAEAPVVTTTRIGIKEGAELPLRFYLQNNGYVSRK
- a CDS encoding NGG1p interacting factor NIF3 gives rise to the protein MRISEIYQYVVARGMERDPRGAEAVARDLSLIKKRYNDLKEEEKKDFDTDRLANPYSDTRVLYGNPETEVKRMLVGIDIEAGEVLLADRLADKGAKVDLIMSHHPEGKALAALHDVMHLQEDILAQFGVPINVAEGIMVSRINEVKRGLMPLNHNRAVDVARILNLPLMCAHTVADNQVTSYLQELMDAEKPDTLGDVLKMLKKIPEYAEAAKYNAGPNIVVGSKDRRAGKVLVDMTGGTGGSADAYAKLSQAGVGTLLVMHIGEKHRKEAEKNHVNVIIAGHMASDSLGVNLLLDGLEEKGVEIIPCSGLIRHKRN
- a CDS encoding RNA methyltransferase, encoding MLQSRHNPRIKYVHRLARRKFREREGKFIIEGIRFLEEALQVDWPLEIVLHTGCAAGQARAGYLLDMLARRGVPLLAVDDALFRELADTESPQGVLAVARVPEVPDIDPWGWAARGRDLLLLVDGIRDPGNLGTVIRSADAAGADGVLIIKGSVEPYNPKTLRSTMGSIFHVPVIPVLERDALLSQLRAAGWRLVVGEPGACKLIHQCDLTGRVVLAVGSEADGVSDAVCRAARERVRIPMPGRAESLNAGVAAGIMLYEALRQRTG
- the pheT gene encoding phenylalanine--tRNA ligase subunit beta, translated to MRVSFKWLQEYVDIDVTPDTLAESLTLAGLAVEAMEEPGKGIEKVYTGKILKIDKHPNADKLVICQVSVGGEETQIVTGAPNVREGHVIPVAVVGAKLAGGLTIKKAKLRGVESRGMLCSGAELGLDPDILPEDQRHGIMILPSDTPIGVDVKPLIGLDDVVLELELTPNRGDCMSMLGVAREVAAILQKPLKMPAAEFFAIPPGPEDRVRIDIDDADLCRRYVARLLKNVKIGPSPSWMQERLRAAGVRPISNVVDVTNYVMMEMGQPMHAFDYHKLKNGHIIVRRANPGEAIVSLDKAVRKLTPDMLAITDPDGPVAVAGVMGGLESEVTEGTAAVLLESAYFKPVSVRRTSRDLGLRSESSSRFEKGIDQTGCLRAADRAAALLAEMGAAEVVDLVVDNYPEPAVEKTVLLRPERVNSLLDTELAVSEISVLLTRLQFKVREDMGGLLVTVPGHRPDVGIEADLIEEVARLYGYNRVKNTLPTGAITQGTRTSAQRLAMHVKDFLARSGFNEVITYSFINSRVFDRLGLPENDTYRKVVALQNPLSEEQAVMRTLLFPGLLEVLQRNSNRRVKDGAVYELGRAFYPREGEPLPEEVSVLAAAVTGVTPGGWNARPTSMDFYYLKGILEALMSYVGIKDVTYVPAVDVRGFHPGRVAGVLAGDVELGVIGELHPDVQENYDLSQRVTVMELNFDRLIRAAGAPKKYQPLPKFPGVERDLAIVILKDIPARQIMETIYRAGGAILRGVQVFDIYRGEQFAPDRHSMAFALKFQAVDRTLTDEEVAKKTDAIMTALQKNYGAALRK
- the infC gene encoding translation initiation factor IF-3 translates to MKFISRDHRINEGIRVREVRVVDVDGKQLGVLPTREAFKLAEEKQLDLVEIAPQAKPPVCRIMDYGKFRYEQSKREKEARKNQRIINVKEVKLRPNIEDHDFEVKAKNAVRFLKDGDKVKVTIMFRGRQIVHPDLGKKLLVRMAEQVTDLANVERQPKLEGKNMIMILAPKQQQE
- the rpmI gene encoding 50S ribosomal protein L35, which translates into the protein MPKIKTHRGAAKRFKKTGTGKFKGSHAFHSHILGKKSAKRKRNLRKATIVHKSDAAKLQRLLP
- a CDS encoding cell division protein ZapA, which gives rise to MSDEHNRVDVEINGERYTLKGDTTPENMFKMSRYVDERIKQIMRRNPRLSLYKAAILVSLNITEELFDLREEYDNLMHMLEPESKQKK
- the pheS gene encoding phenylalanine--tRNA ligase subunit alpha, with amino-acid sequence MQEKLKNILSEARQALSQLGDLEELNDIRVRFLGKKGLLTGVLRGMGSLSAEERPIIGQLANEVRSQIEDILERRTAEIKEKIKLVQLESERIDVTLPGTPIMTGRRHPLSVIQEEIEDIFLGMGYTIEEGPEIESDYYNFEALNLPKDHPARDMQDSFFINPEVLLRTHTSPVQVRTMERTAPALPVRIIAPGRVYRRDDDATHSPMFNQVEGLVVDRRVTFADLKGTLQVFVEKMFGSATKTRFRSSFFPFTEPSAEVDISCVMCGGRGCRVCSHSGWLEILGCGMVHPRVLEVSGYNPEEVTGFAFGMGVERITMLKYGIDDLRLLFENDLRFLAQF
- the rplT gene encoding 50S ribosomal protein L20; the encoded protein is MPRAKSSVVSRKRHKKILKLAKGYRGSKSKLFRVANQQVMKSLMYAYRDRKARKRDFRRLWITRINAAARDNGMSYNRFINGLKNAGVDINRKVLADLAVNDSKAFGQLVEMAKSRAQS